A genomic segment from Streptomyces sp. NBC_00237 encodes:
- a CDS encoding CdaR family transcriptional regulator, which produces MTARLQRARPGSPELQALVDELAERLGRSVAVDDPLVRMVCTSRHFGDEDPVRIGTLLQGRADNATIRYVLAQGVTQWPRAGFIEGRDDLGLLPRYVVPLRERGHLLGLLVVVVPEKTLAEHETRAIARAADAMAAQMHGERIATDTRKADEQDLVLELVAADVAARTTARRRGKELGLLGAAEHVLVTVVRLSCATELVRQSEAALWGALEGLRQTRSAQGLLAIGKERATLLQLRDRPPGQDEVTAQSARILDELRTFLGPSADPVIGVGGRHPSPDDAWTSYEQALVAARAARRLPSLKGAGDWELLGELAVLFQLPEHALNASLVPKPLRTLSGTHGGDRLRDTLRSFLEHAGSIPRTADALGIHRTSLYYRLRQIQEITGLDLDDGAHRLTLHLGLRIEELLAPSTEGAL; this is translated from the coding sequence ATGACCGCAAGGCTCCAGCGAGCCCGTCCCGGCAGCCCCGAGCTCCAGGCGCTCGTCGACGAGCTCGCGGAGCGGCTCGGCCGGTCGGTCGCCGTGGACGACCCGCTGGTGCGCATGGTCTGCACGAGCCGCCACTTCGGCGACGAGGACCCGGTCCGCATCGGCACCCTGTTGCAGGGCCGCGCCGACAACGCGACCATCCGCTACGTCCTCGCCCAGGGCGTGACCCAGTGGCCCCGGGCGGGATTCATCGAAGGACGTGACGATCTCGGACTGCTGCCCCGTTACGTCGTGCCCCTGCGCGAGCGCGGGCACCTCCTCGGTCTGCTCGTGGTGGTCGTGCCCGAGAAGACGCTCGCCGAGCACGAGACCCGTGCCATCGCCCGGGCCGCGGATGCCATGGCCGCCCAGATGCACGGAGAGCGCATCGCCACCGACACCCGCAAGGCCGACGAGCAGGACCTCGTCCTGGAACTCGTCGCCGCCGACGTCGCCGCCCGCACCACCGCACGGCGGCGGGGCAAGGAACTCGGACTGCTCGGAGCGGCCGAGCACGTCCTGGTCACCGTCGTCCGGCTGAGCTGCGCGACCGAGCTCGTACGGCAGTCCGAGGCGGCTCTGTGGGGGGCGCTGGAGGGGTTGCGGCAGACGCGTTCGGCCCAGGGCCTCCTGGCGATCGGCAAGGAGCGGGCGACCTTGCTCCAGCTGCGCGACCGCCCGCCGGGCCAGGACGAAGTCACCGCGCAGTCCGCCCGCATCCTGGACGAACTCCGCACCTTCCTGGGCCCGTCGGCGGACCCCGTGATCGGCGTCGGCGGTCGCCACCCCAGCCCGGACGACGCCTGGACGTCGTACGAGCAGGCACTCGTGGCGGCACGTGCGGCACGCCGACTGCCCAGCCTGAAGGGCGCCGGGGACTGGGAGCTGCTCGGGGAGCTCGCGGTGCTGTTCCAGCTCCCCGAGCACGCCCTGAACGCGTCGTTGGTCCCGAAGCCGCTGCGCACCCTGAGCGGCACGCACGGCGGCGACCGGCTGCGGGACACCCTGCGCTCGTTCCTCGAACACGCGGGATCGATTCCCCGGACCGCGGACGCGCTGGGAATCCACCGCACCTCGCTCTACTACCGCCTGCGCCAGATCCAGGAGATCACCGGACTCGACCTCGACGACGGCGCCCACCGGCTCACGCTGCACCTCGGCCTCAGGATCGAGGAACTCCTCGCCCCGAGCACCGAAGGGGCTCTCTGA